The stretch of DNA ACCATGCGCAGCGAGGCCGCCCGCCGCTCGCCCTCCCAGATCTCGCGGAAGGTCTGCTCGTGGATGTTGCCGTAGAGGAAGCGCTCGTCCCCGATGTACTCCTTGCAGCCCCAGACGCGCCCCGCGGCGTCGATGTAGGAGTAGAACGGCAGGCCGAGGCAGCGCCCGTAGCCCCTCTCCTGCCTGTCCCAGAGGCGCATCGTCTCCTCGCGGAAGATCACCTGGAAGCTGTCGGTCGCCAGCGCGCGCACGCCCCCGGCGAGCCCGAGGAACTCCTCGTAGCGGATGTCCTTGTAGCGCGTCGTCTGGCTCGGCGCGAAGTGCGAGTAGGGCTTGACCACCAGGTAGTCCAGGCCGATGTCCCGCGCCCGCTCCGCGAGCGTGCCGACCTCGCCGGCGTTCTCGGGCAGCAGCAGCAGCTGGATGCCCAGCGTGCAGGCGTAGCCGTTCTCGCGGCGGATGCGCACCGCGGCGGCGAGGTTCCCGAGGACGGTCTCGAAGTCCTCCGCGCGCGTGCGGTGGATCGTGGCGTACGTCGCCGCAGTCCCCGCGTTGCAGCTGACCTTGATCCAGGACGTGCTCCCGAGGATCTCGCGCGCCAGCGCCTCGCGCAGGAGCACGCCGTTGGTCGTGAAGGCGACGTCGATCCCGGAGGCCTTCGTGTGCCGCACGATCTCGCCGATGCGCTTGTGCAGGAGCGGCTCGCCCTCGCCCGCGAACATGATGCTCTTGAGCCCGAGCGCGCCCAGCTCCGCGATGCGCTCCTTGAGCAGGTCCGCCTCCAGGAACTTGGCGCCGTAGCCGAGGTAGTCGACCGCGCAGAAGAGGCAGCGGTGGTTGCAGGCCCCCGAGGGGCTGACCTCCATGTAGATCGGGTAGACCGTCCTGCCCGCGAGAAAATCGGCGACCCGGGCGGCGTGGTAGATCAGCTTGTGGCTGTCAATCCGGTACTCGTCGGCCATGCACCCGCTCCATGTACAGGTCGTGGAAGCCATGGCAGATCGTCTGGTGGAGGCACTCGACGAGGCCGTAGGAGTGCGAGGGAACGTGGAAGTTCAGATCGCCGAGGGCGCGCAGCGGGTTGTCGGCGTCGAAGCCCGAAAGCGTGACGACCGCGCAGCCGCCCCGGCGCGCCGCCGCGGCGGCCGCGAGGATGTTGCGCGAGCGCCCGCCGCTGGAGATCGCCACCAGCACGTCCCCCGGGGAGGCGACCAGCGCCAGGGGCCGCGCGAAGACCTCCTCGTACCCGAAGTCGTTGGCCAGACAGGTCAGCAGCGACCCGTCGTTGAAGGCGCGGCTGCGTACGCCGGCGTTGAAGAAGTCGACCGCCCCGTGGCTGGCGATGGCCGCGCTGCCGCCGTTGCCGACGAAGTGCACCGTCGCGCACGCCGTGCCGGCCGCCACCAGCAGGTCGACGGCACGCGCGAACCCCGGGTCGAGGCCGAGGTCCCGCCCCTCGCCGTCGGTGCAGGCCGTGGCGGCGCCGATCCGGGCGAGCGTGCCGAGGTACCGCGAGAACTCCGTGCCCACCGTCACCTCCCCTACCGCAGCAGCGCCGCGGCGAACTCGAGCAGCTCCGTGCGCTCGACCGGCCGGCGGTTGCCGACGATCTTGACCGCGAGCGCGCCCGCGAGGTTGCCGATGAAACCCACCAGATCCAGCGGGATGTCGCGCACCACGCACGGCGCGGTGAAGGCGAAGAAGGCGTCGCCGGCGCCCACGGTATCGACGACCTTGGCCGAGAAGATGGGCGTGCGCACGGTCTCGCCGCCGCGCGTGACGCCGATCGACCCGCG from bacterium encodes:
- a CDS encoding radical SAM protein, with amino-acid sequence MADEYRIDSHKLIYHAARVADFLAGRTVYPIYMEVSPSGACNHRCLFCAVDYLGYGAKFLEADLLKERIAELGALGLKSIMFAGEGEPLLHKRIGEIVRHTKASGIDVAFTTNGVLLREALAREILGSTSWIKVSCNAGTAATYATIHRTRAEDFETVLGNLAAAVRIRRENGYACTLGIQLLLLPENAGEVGTLAERARDIGLDYLVVKPYSHFAPSQTTRYKDIRYEEFLGLAGGVRALATDSFQVIFREETMRLWDRQERGYGRCLGLPFYSYIDAAGRVWGCKEYIGDERFLYGNIHEQTFREIWEGERRAASLRMVESELDIAGCRVNCRMDKVNRYLWDLTHPPAHANFI
- a CDS encoding SIS domain-containing protein, with the translated sequence MGTEFSRYLGTLARIGAATACTDGEGRDLGLDPGFARAVDLLVAAGTACATVHFVGNGGSAAIASHGAVDFFNAGVRSRAFNDGSLLTCLANDFGYEEVFARPLALVASPGDVLVAISSGGRSRNILAAAAAARRGGCAVVTLSGFDADNPLRALGDLNFHVPSHSYGLVECLHQTICHGFHDLYMERVHGRRVPD